The nucleotide sequence ATATCAAGATAGATGGAGTACTTCATGAATTCTCTACAGTTCATGGAGTAAAAGAGGATGTTGCTGAGTTAATATTGAATATCAAATGTCTGGCTTTAAAGATGGCAGATGATGGTCCTAAAACTATATATATAGATGAACAGGGGCCTGGTGAGGTTACTGCAGGAGATATAAAAACAGATGGATCTGTTGAAATAATTAATAAGGATTTACATATAGCCACTTTGGATGACGATAGTAGATTGTATATGGAAATTCAGGTTAATACAGGTAGGGGTTATGTTACTCAAAATAAGAATAAGTCAGAAGATATGCCTATAGGAACTATAGCTGTAGATTCGATATATACTCCTATTAAAAGAGTTAACTTTGTTGTAGATAATACAAGGGTTGGCCAAATCACTGATTATGATAAGTTATCTCTTGAGGTATGGACTAATGGTACAATAATGCCAGATGAGGCTATAAGTCTATCAGCTAAGATTTTAATAGAACATTTTAAGCTGTTCATGACTTTAACAGATCATGCTAACAATGTTGAAATAATGGTGGAAAAAGAAGAAGATAAAAAAGAGAAAGTCTTAGAAATGACTATTGAAGAACTTGATCTTTCTGTTAGAAGTTATAACTGCTTGAAAAGAGCTGGTATAAATACTGTTCAGGAGTTAACAGAGAGAACTATGGATGATATGATGAAGGTTAGAAACCTTGGAAAGAAATCCTTGGAAGAAGTTCAACAAAAGCTTGAAGTATTGGATTTATCACTAAAACAGAGTGAGGAATAAGTACTGCAGGCAATGCTTAAAGAATTGTAGTGATAAGGAGGTATAGAGAGATGGCAAGACAACGTAAATTAGGTCGTCCGACTGATCAGAGAAAAGCAATGCTTAGAAATCTCGTTACTAGTTTTCTAAAGCATGGGAAAATACAAACAACTCAAACTAGAGCAATAGAAACAAAAAATTTAGCTGAAAAAATGATCACTCTTGCAAAAAGAGGAGATCTTCATGCTAGAAGACAGGTTCTTTCTTTCATAACTGAAGAAGAAGTTGTTAAAAATCTATTTAATGATGTAGCTGCTAAGTATGCTGAAAGAAATGGTGGATATACTAGAATGTATAAAATGGGACCAAGAAGAGGCGACGCTGCAGAATTAGTTATACTAGAGTTAGTATAAGATTTAGGGATTAAGTAAACTAGCTTAATCCCTGTTTTTATTAATATTAATAAGATGATGTATATACTATTTTGTATATACATTATTCATATATAGAGTTATACTATTATAAACTTTATATTAATTTAGTGGGGTGTTTCTATGGATGAAAATATGATAACATGTAGAGATCTATCATATGAGTATCAAGGTAGTAGTGAAAATAAGATTAAACTAGCACTAGAAAATATTACTCTTGAAGTAAAAAAAGGTGAATTTTTAGTTATCCTAGGTAGAAATGGATCAGGAAAATCAACTGTGGCGAAACTCATGAATGCACTCTTGACTCCATCATCCGGGAAAATGTATATAGATGGTTTAGATACATCGAAAGAAGAAAATGTATGGAAGGTTAGAAATAAAGCCGGTATGGTTTTTCAAAATCCAGATAATCAGATAGTTGCAACAATAGTTGAGGAAGATGTAGCTTTTGGACCTGAAAACTTAGGAGTCCCATCGGAAGAAATTAGAAAAAGGGTAGATCAGTCACTAAAAAGGGTTAATATGTATGAATATAGAAGACATGCACCACATCTTTTATCTGGTGGACAAAAGCAGAGGGTTGCAATAGCTGGAGTATTAGCTATGATGCCTGAATGTATAATATTTGATGAATCGACAGCAATGTTAGATCCATCTGGTAGAAAAGAAGTAATGAATACTATAAAAGATCTCAACAAAAATTATGGTATAACTATTATATTCATAACTCATTATATGGAGGAAGCGGCTGAGGCCGATAGAATAATAGTTATAGATGAGGGAAAATTAGCACTGGAAGGTTCCCCTAGGACAGTATTTAGTCAAGTAGAGAAGATGAAGTCTTTGGGACTTGATGTACCTCAAGTTACAGAATTATCATATGAACTGAGGAGAAATGGTGTTAATTTAAGTAAAGATATATTAACTATAGATGAGATGGTGAATGAATTATGTCAATTAAGATAGAAAATTTGACTCATATATACATGAAAGGGTCACCCTTTGAGAAAAAAGCACTTGATAATGTAAATATAACTATAAATGATGGGGAATTTGTTGCGTTAATAGGGCATACTGGTTCTGGAAAATCTACATTGATTCAACATATAAATGGACTTTTAAAACCTTATTCCGGGAAAATAATAATAGATGATACGGATATAACTCAAAAAAATGTAAATCTCAACTTTATTAGAAAAAAAGTGGGACTTGTATTCCAATATCCTGAATATCAGCTTTTTGAAGAGACTGTTGAAAAAGACATTGCTTTTGGTCCAAATAACTTGGGACTAAGTAATGATGAGATAAACGTAAGAGTAAAAAGGGCTATGGATATGGTAGGACTTAATTATGAAAAATATAAAAGTAAGTCACCATTTGACTTAAGTGGTGGACAAAAGCGTAGGGTAGCTATAGCTGGTGTAGTTGCTATGGAGCCAAAGATTCTTATTTTAGATGAACCTACTGCAGGACTTGATCCAAAAGGAAGAGATGATATTTTAGGACAAATAAAAAAACTTCATAAAGAATACAATATGACTATCATATTGGTATCACATAGTATGGAGGATGTTGCTAAGCTGGCAGATAGAATACTTGTTATGGATAAAGGGACCTGTATACTTGATGGAACACCTTCAAAGGTATTCAAAGAAATTGATACATTAGAAAGCGTTGGTCTTGCTGTGCCGCAAGTGACGTATCTTGCAAGAAAACTTAAGGGTAAGGGCTTCGATGTATCAGATAATATATTTACTGTAGAACAGGCAAAGAATGAGATATTAAGGATATTAAAAAATGATGGGAGAGCTAAAAAATGATCAAAGATATTACAATAGGCCAGTACATACCGGGCAATTCTTTTATTCATAAACTAGATCCAAGAGTTAAAATATTAATATCTTTAGTTTATATAGTTGATCTGTTTTTAGTAAATAACTTCAAAGGATATGCATTCATAGTGTTATTTACATTTATAACTATATACATATCTAAAGTACCTATTAGTTATATTTACAAAGGATTAAAGCCTGTATTTATTTTGGTTTTGATAACTGCATTACTGAATTTATTCATGACTGGAGGAACCGGTACCCCTTTATATCACTGGAAATTTATATCTATATATAAAGAAGGAGTGGTACTTGCAGTATTTATGGTTTTAAGGCTTGTATTCCTCATAATTGGAACATCACTTTTAACACTTACTACATCGCCAATTGAGCTCACGGATGGAATAGAGAAATTGCTCAGTCCATTTAAAAAAATAGGAATACCAGCACATGAACTTGCAATGATGATGACAATTGCACTCAGATTTATACCAACTTTAATGGATGAAACAGATAAAATAATGAAGGCCCAGATGGCAAGAGGGGCTGATTTTGAGTCTGGAAATCTTGCTCATAGAGCTAAAAGTTTGATACCCATACTTGTACCACTTTTTATAAGCTCTTTCAGAAGGGCAGATGAACTTGCTATGGCTATGGAGGCAAGGTGTTATAGAGGTGGAGAAGGCAGAACGAGGATGAAACAACTAAAGCTCTCAAATAGGGATTTCTCTGCATCATTTTGTGTTTTTGTGTTAGTGTTTATTTCTATATGGAGCAGGATGTGGAAGTAATGAGGAATATAAAACTTACACTCGAATATGATGGAACAAATTATGCGGGATGGCAGAGACAGACAAATGCAGTTACTGTAGAGCAAAAAGTAGAAGAAGCTATAGAAAAACTCACCGGGAATCATTGTGAAGTAATAGGATCAAGTAGAACGGATTCTGGAGTACATGCCAGGGCATATGTGTG is from Clostridium fermenticellae and encodes:
- the rplQ gene encoding 50S ribosomal protein L17; protein product: MARQRKLGRPTDQRKAMLRNLVTSFLKHGKIQTTQTRAIETKNLAEKMITLAKRGDLHARRQVLSFITEEEVVKNLFNDVAAKYAERNGGYTRMYKMGPRRGDAAELVILELV
- a CDS encoding energy-coupling factor transporter ATPase; protein product: MDENMITCRDLSYEYQGSSENKIKLALENITLEVKKGEFLVILGRNGSGKSTVAKLMNALLTPSSGKMYIDGLDTSKEENVWKVRNKAGMVFQNPDNQIVATIVEEDVAFGPENLGVPSEEIRKRVDQSLKRVNMYEYRRHAPHLLSGGQKQRVAIAGVLAMMPECIIFDESTAMLDPSGRKEVMNTIKDLNKNYGITIIFITHYMEEAAEADRIIVIDEGKLALEGSPRTVFSQVEKMKSLGLDVPQVTELSYELRRNGVNLSKDILTIDEMVNELCQLR
- a CDS encoding energy-coupling factor transporter ATPase, which translates into the protein MSIKIENLTHIYMKGSPFEKKALDNVNITINDGEFVALIGHTGSGKSTLIQHINGLLKPYSGKIIIDDTDITQKNVNLNFIRKKVGLVFQYPEYQLFEETVEKDIAFGPNNLGLSNDEINVRVKRAMDMVGLNYEKYKSKSPFDLSGGQKRRVAIAGVVAMEPKILILDEPTAGLDPKGRDDILGQIKKLHKEYNMTIILVSHSMEDVAKLADRILVMDKGTCILDGTPSKVFKEIDTLESVGLAVPQVTYLARKLKGKGFDVSDNIFTVEQAKNEILRILKNDGRAKK
- a CDS encoding energy-coupling factor transporter transmembrane component T family protein codes for the protein MIKDITIGQYIPGNSFIHKLDPRVKILISLVYIVDLFLVNNFKGYAFIVLFTFITIYISKVPISYIYKGLKPVFILVLITALLNLFMTGGTGTPLYHWKFISIYKEGVVLAVFMVLRLVFLIIGTSLLTLTTSPIELTDGIEKLLSPFKKIGIPAHELAMMMTIALRFIPTLMDETDKIMKAQMARGADFESGNLAHRAKSLIPILVPLFISSFRRADELAMAMEARCYRGGEGRTRMKQLKLSNRDFSASFCVFVLVFISIWSRMWK
- a CDS encoding DNA-directed RNA polymerase subunit alpha, producing MLEIEKPKIECVETSEDGTYGKFVVEPLERGYGITLGNALRRILLSSLPGVAANNIKIDGVLHEFSTVHGVKEDVAELILNIKCLALKMADDGPKTIYIDEQGPGEVTAGDIKTDGSVEIINKDLHIATLDDDSRLYMEIQVNTGRGYVTQNKNKSEDMPIGTIAVDSIYTPIKRVNFVVDNTRVGQITDYDKLSLEVWTNGTIMPDEAISLSAKILIEHFKLFMTLTDHANNVEIMVEKEEDKKEKVLEMTIEELDLSVRSYNCLKRAGINTVQELTERTMDDMMKVRNLGKKSLEEVQQKLEVLDLSLKQSEE